TGATTTGATGCTCATTGAAGGATTATGCCGCTACTTCCACTTTCTTGAGAAAGCTGACAATAATTTGCTTGACTTCGGGTTTGCAGGAACCGCAATTGGTTCCACATTGCGTTTCAGATTGAAGAGAGGTCATGGCGTCTTCGGGGGAGGTTCCTGCTGGCATCTTGCTTAAGCATTGCTTCATTGTGTCTGCAGATACATTAAAGCAATTACAAATTGCCTTACCTTTGGGTTTAATTTCTATAGGGGGTTTGCTAACAGGCATCAACAAAGACCGACCAAGGGTTTTTGCATCTAAGCCGCTTTCTAGGTACTCTCTTAACCAGGTAGTACTTGCTAGGCTTTCAATGGAGCCAGTCAGCATTGCAGATAGAACCTTCTCTTGAGCGCGAACAAGTCGTACTACGCCTCTGCGCTTATCGATATAGCGCATCACGGGCTCTCCAGATTCCTCATCCAACTTAAATTTACGTATTATTTGCTTTAAAGCTTGCGCGGCAAGAGAGTCTGATTCTTCTAGCGGGTCATCGTGGTGGGCGGCCTTGAATGAAATCCCAATGAGGTCACCATCCTGCTCTCTACCAAATAGAACGCATTGGGCGGAATCGAAATGAGGCAAGATGCTGCGCAAACTATTTTGAACAAAAAATACTTCTTCTTTGGAAAATAAGCCGAAAGCCACTAAATGCCAGGGAAGGTTTGCTGGCAAAATCTTGACGGCTGAATGTTTCAGTTCGGGCTGACCGGATACAGGGTCGATCATGTTGCAAGTAAGGCCGTTGACTCCGCGGCCCGGTGTTTTACCAGCAGCGCCTGAAATAAATTCAGAACCCCAGTGCATGGCAATAAAGGCTTGCGAGGAGGCGATATCGTCTGAGACTTTGATTGGGAAGATCTCACTACCTCTGCGACTGGTGACATGAACTAAATCACCATTTTCTAAATTCATCCTGCCAGCATCTTTGGGTGACATCTCCACACAAGGCTCTGGTGCATGTCCATAAAGTGTTCCAATGGTTCCCGTTCTACTCATCCCATGCCATTGATCTCTGAGGCGCCCAGTATTTAAGGCAAATGGGTAGCGAGCATCTACAGATTCTGCGGTTGCTTTATAGGGTGCAGCAATAAAGTGAGCTTTTTTATCTTTGGTAGGAAAAACGCCATTTTCATAAAGACGTTTTTTGCCAAAGAAATCTCCTTTGGGCATAGGCCATTGCTGTGGTCCGCGTTCCTCAAGGATTTTGTAGCTTAAACCAGTAATATCGAGATCGCGACCGGCTGTACTCTCACGATGCTCATTCCAAATATCCTCAGGTCCGGCGTAAGGAAATAGAGTGGATGTTCCTTCTTTTCTATTGCCTGGTAATAGCGCTTCAAGAGCTATTCCAATTTCAAGAGCGATCTGCCAATCATGTTTAGCAGACGCATAAGGATCAATTGCGGGATTTACTTTGGAAATTCTTCGCTCTGAATTTGTAACTGTCCCCACTTTTTCTGCCCAGGTAGTGGCGGGCAACAACACATCTGCATATAGGGTGGTGGCTGTGTGCGCATAAGCTTCCTGCACTACAACAAATTCTGCTTTGCTTAATCCCTCGTGAACTGCATTGAGATCGGGCATCGATTGTGCTGGGTTTGTACAGACGATCCATATGGCTTTTAGTTTTTCAGTACGCAATGCCTCAAACATGGGAATGGCACTAAGACCTGGCTTTTCGGGAACTGAATCCACCCCCCACAGGTTTGCAACTTCTGCACGATGTTCTGGGTTGGCAAGATCACGGTGTGCGGATAGTAGATTGGCTAAACCTCCAACCTCCCGACCACCCATGGCATTGGGTTGTCCAGTCAAAGAGAATGGACCAGCACCAGCTTTCCCTATTTGACCGGTGGCTAAATGTAAGTTAACTAAGGCAGCATTCTTGGCTGTACCTGATGCTGATTGATTTAATCCCTGGCAGTACATCGATAGGGTTGCAGGTGAAGTAGCAAACCATTGCGCCGCTTGGAACAAGTCTTTTTCATTAATACCGCAGATCTGACTTACTGCCTTAGGCGTGAAATCTCTAACCAAATCACGTAGCGCATCAAAATCCGCCGTATATGAGTTGATATAAGACTCATCAATCCATTTCTCCCAGAGCATGATGTAAAGCATCCCGTGATAGAGAGCAACATCAGTACCAGGTTGTATCTGTAGGTAGAGATCAGCTTCTTTGGCGGTATCGGTTTTTCTGGGGTCAACAACAATAACTTTGAGATCCGGATTATTTTTACGGGCATCCTCAAGACGTCTATACAAAATCGGATGAGCAAAAGCGGTATTTGATCCCGTAATAAAAATAGTGGATGCAGAATCAATATCTTCATAGCAACAGGGTGGGGCATCCATCCCCAAGGTTTGCTTGTAGCCAGCTACCGCACTAGACATACATAGGCGTGAGTTGGTATCAATATTGTTAGAGCCAATCAAGCCCTTCATTAACTTATTGAAGATGTAATAGTCTTCGGTCAGTAATTGACCGGACACATAAATGCCAACAGATTCTGAACCATGCTCTTGAATGATGTCGGCAAATTTTTGGGCAACAGTTTGAATTGCCTCGGGCCAAGAAATATCTACCGGCTCTTCACCCCTTGTTTTGCGGATGGCTGGTGAACCCAGTCGAGCCTGTATCTGAAGGCTTGGGTTTGCAGTGAGATGAAGGGTGGAGCCTTTACTGCAGAGTCTGCCAAAGTTTGCAGGATGATCGGGGTCGCCGCGAACCCCGGTTACCTCGATCTTTCCGTTACTTTCTGCGGTTTCAATAATGACGCCACAGCCAACACCGCAATAGCAACAGGTGCTCTTAACTTCAGCCATGAGTAGCTTGCAATTCCTCGCGGCTTAGCCAAACCACACCAGACTCTACTTTGACTGCAAAGGATTTAGCACAGCCTTCATCTGGGGCAACGGCACAGCCGGTGGAGAGATCTATATTCCAGGAATGCAGTGGACAGGTTACGGATTTTCCATGGACAATGCCCTGAGACAGGGGGCCACCTTTATGCGGGCACTTATCCAATACGGCAAATACTTCGTCTTCTGAATTTCTGAAAATAGCTATTTGACCAGCTGGCGCTTCAATAACCCGAGATCCCAGAACAGGAATCTCATCAACCGTTGTGATTTTTTGCCACTGATCAAGTTGGGCGGTATTAGACATTTCCAGCCTCGACAATAGGAATGGTTTTAAATTGACGAACATCTACACCAGCACGTTCAAAGTCTTTCCAAGGATCTGGAGCATCTTTTAGATCAAACAGCAGTCTTTCGTAGAGAGCTTTACGACTTTCAGCATCGTCGACCACCTTCTGCTTAATGTATTCCATGCCAACTCTTGCCAAGTAATGGACAGTTCGATCCAAATACCAGGCTTCTTCGCGGTACAGTTGTAAGAAGGCCCCAGAATATTCACGAACTTCCTCATCAGTTTTAACTTTACAGAGAAATTCCGCCACTTCTGTTTTAATGCCGCCGTTACCACCAATATAAAGTTCCCAGCCAGATTCAACACCAATAATGCCAACATCTTTGATGCCAGCTTCTGCGCAGTTTCGTGGGCAGCCAGACACTGCAAGCTTCACTTTGTGAGGTGCGTACATACCGAAGAGCATTCTCTCTAGATCTACGCCCATTTTCATGGAGGACTGGGTGCCAAAACGACAGTGCTCATCACCAACACATGTTTTCACTGTGCGAATTGATTTGCCATAGGCATGACCTGATGGCATATCCAACTCTTTCCAAACCGCTGGAAGATCATCCTTCTTGATGCCAAGTAAGTCAATTCGTTGGCCGCCAGTTACCTTGACTGTGGGCACTTGGTATTTCTCAGCAACGTCAGCAATTCTGCGTAGTTCAGAAGGAGTAGTTAGACCACCAAACATCCGCGGAATAACTGAGTAGGTGCCATCTTTCTGAATATTGGCATGAGCACGTTCATTAATGAAGCGGGATTGTGGATCATCTTTTGCTTCATGTGGCCATGTGGAGATCAAATAATAATTTAAGGCAGGGCGACAAGTCGCACAACCGTTAGGTGTTCTCCAATTAAGCTCGGCGCGAACTTGCTCTTGAGAAATTAAGTGGCCGGAGCGTATGGCTTGACGAATTTCATCATGAGAAAGATCGGAGCATCCGCAAATCGATTTCTTTCTGGGGGTTGCTGAATAATCTGTGCCAAGAACATTCATCAGCACTTGCTCAACTAGGCCTGTACATGAGCCACAGGAGCTGCTGGCTTTAGTGCATTTCTTCACTTCATCTAGTGTGAATAGACCCTGTTCCCGAATAGCCTTGACAATGGTGCCTTTGGTAACCCCATTGCATCCGCAGATTTCATCTGCATCAGTCATTCCGGCAGCTTTATTGTGGCCTTGATGGCCAACATCGCCAATATTGGATTCACCAAACATCAATGTGTCACGAATTTCTGCAATGCTTTGTTCGTCACGCATGAGCTTGAAATACCAAGTGCTATCTGCTGTATCGCCAAACATGCAGGCACCAATTAAACGATCATCTTTAAGAACTAATTTTTTATACACGCCACCAATAGGATCGGCTAGAGTAATTTCTTCAGTACCTTCGCCTCCCATAAAGTTTCCAGCGGAGAAGAGATCAACACCTGTTACTTTCAGTTTTGTTGATGTTACGGAGCCCTCATAGCGACCGATGCCGTGTTCGGCAAGGTGATTTGCACAAACCTTAGCCTGCTCAAATAAAGGCGCAACTAAACCATAGGCAGTTCCTCGATGGCTTGCGCACTCACCAACTGCATAGACTCTTGGATCAAACGTTTGTAGAGTGTCATTAACAACGATACCTCTTTGGCAATGTAAACCTGCAGATTCGGCTAACGCTGTATTGGGCTTAATACCTGCCGCCATAACAACTAAGTCAGCTGGTATTTCTAATCCACCTTTAAAGCGGATATGGCCGACACGATCGCCAGCAGTATTAGGGGTAATTGCCTCAGTAGAAGTTTTCAGTAAAAACTTAAGACCTTTTTCTTCCAAGGATTTTTGTAGTAAATCAGCCGCTGTTTTATCTAGCTGTCTTTCCATCAACCATTCGGCAAGATGGACCACGGTCACACTCATACCCCTGAGGGCTAGACCATTTGCAGCTTCTAGACCAAGCAGACCGCCGCCAATGACAACCGCATTTTTGTAACGCGTCGCCACATCAATCATCTCATTGGTATCTTTAATATCACGATACGCAATCACGCCAGGTAAATCATTTCCTGGAACGGGCAAGATGAATGGCAAAGAGCCGGTAGCCAGCAATAAGCGATCGTAGCTTTCAACAGTGCCATCATCAGCAATAACAGTGCGCTCTTTGCGATCAATCTTAGTTATGGTTTTTCCAAGATGAAGATGGATACCATTGCTCTTGTACCAATCAAGGTCATTTAGAACAATTTGCTCAAGAGTCTGTTCGCCTGCTAATACCGGGGACAGCAAAATACGGTTGTAGTTGGGATGGGGCTCAGCACCAAAGATGGTGATGTCATAAAGCTCTGGGTCGAGCTTTAATAGTTCCTCGATGGTCCGAACGCCGGCCATCCCATTGCCAATCATGACGAGTTTTTGTTTTTTCATGCTTTGATCTTGAAGCTATCTGCATAAGCAGCAGGGTTGGAGCCATTCCACACAACACCATCAAATAATTTGCTGGAGCGCATATCACTTTTTGGTAATGGGGTTTTGGAGGCCGTAGCCGCATCTTTGTAGATGGCGATGTTGTTAACCTTCTTCGCAACTGCCAAGTAATCTGGGTGTTCTTTGAGCAATCCCCAGCGCTTATGTTGGGTCATAAACCACATGCCATCAGACAGGTATGGGAAAGTCGCTAAACCGTCGTTATAAAACTTCATCGCATGCGGGTCATCCCATGTCTTGCCGATACCGTTGTTGTAGCGACCCATCATGCGGTCTTGAATCACGCTGACATCGGTATTGACAAACGAAGGTGCAGACACGACTTCTGCAGTTGCATGTTTGTTAGAGGTTGATGCATCAATATATTTTCCTGCCTCCAAGATTGCAGCTGTCACTGCGCGACAAGTATTGGGATACTTCTTTGCAAAGTCAGAAGTTGTACCCAGCGCCTTCTCTGGATGATCTTGCCAAATAGCTTGTGTAGTAATGGCTGTAAAGCCAATGCCGTCGATGATTGCACGGGCATTCCAGGGTTCACCTACACAATAGCCGTCCATATTTCCGCTACGCATATTTGCCACCATTTGTGGGGGCGGAACAGTGATAATTTTCGCGTCTTTAAATGGATTAATGCCATAGTTCGCTAACCAGTAGTAGAGCCACATAGCGTGTGTACCAGTTGGGAAAGTTTGCGCAAAAGTGTAGTCACGCTTTTCTTTATCCATGACAGCTTTAAGGCTTGCCCCATCAGTAACGCCCTTTTGGTAAAGCGCTTTAGATAAAGTAATTGCTTGGCCGTTATTGTTTAAGGACATCAGGAGTGACATATCTTTTTGTTGTCCACCGATACCCATTTGCAGTCCGTACATCAAGCCATACAGAATGTGCGACATATCATTTTCACCATTGACTAGCTTGTCACGGATTGCAGCCCATGATGCTTCTTTGGTGGGGATGATCTTGACACCGTATTTCTTATCTAGACCAAGATGGTTGGCCATGACAACAGAAGAGCAGTCTGTAAGGGCAATGAAACTGACCTTTACATCCGTTTTCTCAGGGGCATCTGAGCCTGCCGCCCATGCACCCGCTTTAACCATTGGGTCGATTAAGGACAGAATGCTTGCAGAGCCAATACTTTGGATAAGTTTGCGACGCGTAGGATTCGCATCAGCAACAGTGGGGGTAGTAGCTTCTGGTAATAAACCGCTAACGCTTGTTTTTTCTTTCATGCTGAGCTCCTTTAGTCGATAACTAACAATAAAGAAGTTATGAGTCCCGAGATAAGAGTGGTGGCTCAGTATTGGTGCACCAAATCAAAGCATGGGCACTTTTGGTTCACACAGAGAATTTAGGGCTATTGCCGACTGTTACAAATGATGCATGGAACAAATTGCACCAAGAACAGTCAAAGCACCCAAAATAAATGGAGTGATGTCTGGCGTCTACCTCATTGGTGCTGGGCCTGGAGCCTCTGATCTCATTACTGTTCGGGGCTCAAGAATTTTGGCTCAGGCAGACATTGTCTTTTATGACGCACTCATTGATATTTCTATGTTGGAGTGGTGTCCTGGCACTAGGATGGTGCAGGTAGGGAAAAGATGCGGATCACATTCAAGCTCTCAGCACTTCATTAACAAGCAATTGGTGGATGCTGCAGGCAAGTACTCAGTAGTTGTGCGCCTAAAAGGCGGGGATCCGATGATCTTTGGTCGTGCGCAGGAAGAAATTGACGCTCTTGAGAAAGCAAACGTGCGCTATGAGATTGTTCCAGGCATCACTACTGCCTTAGCGGCCTCGGCAGAATTAAAGCAGCCTCCAACTACGAGAGAGTTAAGTAGAACCCTGACGCTGACTACTCTTCCTGGCCGTTGCGCACATGAAGATCATAAAACCGCTATTTACTATATGGCGCGTGATCAGCTATCTGAGGTTGCGACAACATTGATTGCTCAGGGCTACACGGTAGATACGCCTGTTTGCTTGATGGAATCGGTTAGCCTGCCAACGCAACGCAGTTTCGCCTGCACATTAGATGAACTGCGCTTTGGTGATGTTCATCATCATTTTTTAGATAAGCAACCTGTTGTGGTGATGGTCGGAGAGGTTTATAGAAAAAAACTGCATACGCTTATCCCATTAATCGAGTCACAAAATCATTTCAACGCATTGCAAGCGGCATCTTAATTACTTACTAGGAGCTATAAATGAATTCATATCGTCCTTTTGATCCAGATAGACCTCTGTTTAGCAACCGCTGCAGCTGTGGACATCATGCATCTGAGTTAGATCATGCAAACTCGCTTTCAGCAATGATGGATGCCGAGCAGCAAAGCGCAGATTTTGTTGAGGCCAGCTTAGTTAAGGCTCTTTTTCCTCAAGAAGATCGTAGACGCGCGTTTTTAAAGGCTGTTGGAGTAGGTGGAGCAATGAGCGCTCTCTCAGGCTTCTTGCCAGTAGGGTCCTTGCAGGCAATGGCGCAAGAAAAAGCGCCATTAGAAAAACCAGACCTAAAAATTGGCTTTATCGCAATTACTTGTGCGACTCCACTCATCATGGCTGACCCACTAGGTTTTTATAAAAAACAAGGCCTGAACGTTACGCTTAATAAGACCGCAGGTTGGGCTTTAATTCGTGACAAGATGCTCAATAAAGAGCATGATGCCTCACACTTTTTATCACCAATGCCGATCTCAATGTCAATGGGCTTGGGTTCTGATCCTTCTCAGATGCGTGTGGCCACAATTCAGAACGTGAATGGTCAGGCTATTACGTTAGCTAACAAGCATAAAGATAATCGTGATCCGAAAAACTGGAAAGGCATGAAGTTTGCTGTTCCATTTGAATACTCAATGCATAACTTCTTGCTGCGTTATTACGTAGCTCAAGCTGGCTTGGATCCAGATAAAGATATTCAGATTCGCGTTACACCTCCACCAGAGATGGTGGCTAACTTACGTGCCGGCAATATTGATGGTTTTTTAGGGCCTGATCCATTTAACCAGCGCGCAGTGTATGACGAGGTCGGATTTATTCACATTCTGACTAAGCAGATTTGGGATGGTCACCCTTGCTGTGCTTTTGGAACCTCAGAAGAATTTATCCGTAAGAATCCAAATACCTTTGCAGCTCTCTATCGGGCAGTCTTAAATGCTTCCACGATGGCACGTGATCCTGCGAATAGACCTTTAATTGCTAAAGTAATTTCTACGCCAAATTACCTTAACCAGCCCGAGACAGTTGTAATGCAAGTTCTCACTGGTAAGTTTGCAGATGGTCTAGGCAATGTGCAAAACGTACCAGATCGCATCGACTTCAACCCAATTCCTTGGTACTCCATGGCAACCTGGATGTTGACCCAAATGCAGCGCTGGGGCTATGTCAAAGGCGATGTGAATTACAAGGACATCTCTGAAAAAGTATTCTTGTTGACCGACGCTAAAAAGTATATGGGTGAGACTGGCATTGCAGTTCCACCATTAGCTAAAGTGGGATACAAAAAAGACAAGATTATGGGTAAAGAGTTTGACCCTAGTCAGCCAGCAGCCTATTTGAAATCTTTTCAAACTAATAAAGCATGAACGTAAGGTAAATGAATGAAAACAGTATCAATTAAGGTTAAAGGCGCAATTCTATCGGTTGTGATTTTACTCATGTGCTTATTTATCTGGCATATGGCTACAACACAAAAAGTTACACCGCCGCCTGGGGTATCAACTGGCTCTAGTGAGTACAACAGCCTCATGGGTCAGGGCGGTAGTGAGCCTGTTCAAAAAACTGGGTTTCCAACCTTAACGCAGATGGGGGAGACTATCTATAAGCAGTTGTCACACCCTTTTTATGACAATGGTCCGAACGATAAGGGAATTGGTATTCAACTGGCCTATTCTTTGGCGCGTGTTGCCTTAGGATTCTTGTTGGCGATGATAGTAGCTATTCCGTTTGGATTCTGGATCGGCATGTCACCATTGGCTTACGAGGCATTTAATCCATTCATTCAAATTCTGAAGCCGATTTCGCCATTGGCTTGGATGCCTATCGCGCTCTACACCATCAAAGACTCTGCTATTTCTGGAATCTTTGTGATCTTTATTTGTTCCGTATGGCCAATGCTCCTCAACACAGCATTTGGAGTTGCTAATGTACGTAAAGAATTATTAAACGTTGCCAAGACATTGGAAGTCTCTCCTTTACGTAAGGCATTCTTAGTCATTCTTCCTGCTGCTGCACCAACCATTTTGACTGGTATGCGCATATCCATGGGTATTGCCTGGTTAGTGATCGTTGCTGCTGAGATGCTTGTTGGTGGTACCGGAATTGGTTACTTCTTATGGAATGAGTGGAATAACCTATCGCTCTCCAGTGTTATTTTTGCAATTCTTTTAATTGGTATTGTTGGAATGTTGCTAGATACAGCATTTGGCAAGTTACAAAAGGCGGTTTCGTATGCAGATTGAAAATACATTCCTCAAAGTTTCAAACCTCAGCAAGTCGTATAAAGCTGACGCACCTCCAGTATTTGAAGGAATAGATTTTGAAATCGAAAAAGGAGAGTTTGTTTGTATCATCGGCCATTCCGGATGTGGCAAAACTACTATTTTGAATGTGCTTGCTGGTCTTGAAGAAGCAACTGGCGGCGATGCCATCATGCTTGGTAAGCGTATTCAGGGCCCTGGTTTAGAGCGTGGAGTTGTATTCCAAGGGCATGCATTAATGCCGTGGATGACAGTACTGCAGAATGTGGCTTTTGCAGTGAAGTCAAAGTATCCCGATTGGTCAAAAGAGCAGATTACTGAGCATTCCAAAAAGTATCTAGCAATGGTCGGCTTGGTAAATGCTGAAAATAAAAAACCATCTGAATTATCTGGCGGTATGAAGCAAAGGGTTGGTATTGCAAGAGCCTTTGCAATTGAGCCAAAAATGCTACTACTTGATGAACCATTCGGAGCCTTGGATGCGTTAACTCGTGGGGTTATTCAGGATGAGCTACTCAAAATTTGCAAAGAAACAAATCAAACTGTATTTATGATCACCCATGATGTTGATGAGGCAATCTTGCTTTCTGACAAAATTATGCTGATGAGCAACGGCCCTAATGCACGTATCGCTGAAATCGTTGTCAACACTTTGCCTAAAGGAAGAAAGCGGGCCAATTTACATCATGATGCTATGTATTACCCAATGCGAAACCATTTAGTAGATTTTCTAGTCAATCGATCAAAGGATCTGCAGGTAAAAGGAGCTAAGGGTGAGTTGGATGGATACAAGCCTGTAATAGTGCTTCCAGGTGTTGATGCGGTTGTTGCTTGATACACTAAAACTTAAAACTAGGAGAAAAAAATGGATCGTTCAGTAGTTACACAAAAAATTATCGAAGCCAAAGTTCGCAATGGCATGAAGTGGAGTGATATCGCAAAAGCAATAGGCGAATCAAAGGAGTGGGTTACTGCAGGCTGTTTAGGTCAAATGACCTTTACTAAGGTGCAGGCTGAAGCCGCTGGTAAGTTATTTGATTTGACTGATGAAGAGATGGCTTGGTTGCAAATTGTTCCTTATAAAGGATCTTTGCCAACCGCCGTTCCAACAGACCCATTGATCTATCGTTGGTATGAGATTGTGAGTGTTTATGGCACTACTATTAAAGAGTTAATCCATGAAGAGTTTGGCGATGGCATTATGAGTGCAATCGATTTCTCAATGGATATCCAGCGCGAGCCTGATCCAAAAGGCGATCGTGTTCAAGTAGTGCTATCAGGTAAGTACCTTTCTTACAAGACTTACTAAAAATAGAAGCGCCCCTGAGAACCACCTTCGGGTGGTTTTTTATTGGAGTATTCTTAGCGACAACTTACTTAAAAATAGAGATTAAATATGTCAGACATCATAGATTTTAAGGCGCTAGTCAGTCATATTGGCGAGGCCGTGATCATTTCTGATCGAGATGAAAATATTTTGTTTTGGAATGCATCTGCTGAGCGCATATTTGGGTATAGCCCAGACGAGGCCTTGGGAAAAGCACTCAGCATCATTACGCCTGAGCGTTTTAGAGAGCGGCACTCTAAAGGGTATTTTCACACTATTCAGACAGGTGTAACAAAGTATGGAAATACTTTGTTAAGAGTTCCTGCGATGCATAAGGATGGGCGTTCTATCTCCATTGCTTTTTCAGTAAGCATGCTTTTTGATGATAAAAAACAACCCATTGCCATAGCTGCGATTGTCCGAGATGAAACTGAACGTTTTCAAGAAGAGCGTAATTTGAAGGCCAAACTGGCAGCATATGAGAGTAGCGAGTAAAGCTCCAACACTAAGATTGCTATAAATTTGCTTGGTTTTAGCCCTTTTGTTTCTCCTTCGCTATTACTTATGCCCATAATTTGCTTACCATCCCGCTTACCAGTGAAACATGGATTTTAGTAAGTTTGAATGGATTACTCGGGAGTGGAGTTTACCTTCTAAGCCATATGGGCAAGGGGTTTAATGGACATTGGTAGGCTTTATAATAGGGTCAAAATCTAGATCTCGTCTCCGCCAATTAAATAGGTATTGCAAGGCGCTGTGGCAACCCATAAACCTTGTTACCAAAGGCGTTACCAAAAACCACCTTCGGGTGGTTTTTTCTTTATACAAAGCGATCCTTAGATATTTGTTTGTCATTGAGTTTTAAATGGTTGCCGCTATCATGAGCTAACAATTGCCCAATAGGGTTCAAATAATCTAGGTGCTCATGACTACATCGCCACAAAGCCAAATCCAGAGCTCTAAAAATGTAGGCTTATATTCAGCTATTGCAATGAGTCTTAGCGGCATGATGGGCTCTGGCTTATTTACTGTCTTGGGGTATGCCAACCTCACTGCTAAATCTCATATCCCAATTGCTTTTTTACTTGCAGGGATTGCAGTACTTTTTACTGTGTACTCCTGCGCTAAATTAAGTGCCACATTTCCAGTGGCTGGTGGTCCTGCAGGTTATATAGTCTCAACTTATGGAAATGGCTTCATTGCCGGGTGGATGAACATCTTTCTCTATCTGGGATTTTTAATATCCACTTCGCTCTATGCATCGGGCTTTACCGAATTCATTGTGGTGCTGACAGGAAACATGTTTACCAGCTTTGAACTCAAGTTGATTGGTGGGGCATTAGTATTTATATTTGCTTTAGTAAACCTTCTAGGCGCAAGTATTGTGGGGCTTGCA
This is a stretch of genomic DNA from Polynucleobacter sp. JS-JIR-II-b4. It encodes these proteins:
- a CDS encoding nitrate reductase, with the protein product MAEVKSTCCYCGVGCGVIIETAESNGKIEVTGVRGDPDHPANFGRLCSKGSTLHLTANPSLQIQARLGSPAIRKTRGEEPVDISWPEAIQTVAQKFADIIQEHGSESVGIYVSGQLLTEDYYIFNKLMKGLIGSNNIDTNSRLCMSSAVAGYKQTLGMDAPPCCYEDIDSASTIFITGSNTAFAHPILYRRLEDARKNNPDLKVIVVDPRKTDTAKEADLYLQIQPGTDVALYHGMLYIMLWEKWIDESYINSYTADFDALRDLVRDFTPKAVSQICGINEKDLFQAAQWFATSPATLSMYCQGLNQSASGTAKNAALVNLHLATGQIGKAGAGPFSLTGQPNAMGGREVGGLANLLSAHRDLANPEHRAEVANLWGVDSVPEKPGLSAIPMFEALRTEKLKAIWIVCTNPAQSMPDLNAVHEGLSKAEFVVVQEAYAHTATTLYADVLLPATTWAEKVGTVTNSERRISKVNPAIDPYASAKHDWQIALEIGIALEALLPGNRKEGTSTLFPYAGPEDIWNEHRESTAGRDLDITGLSYKILEERGPQQWPMPKGDFFGKKRLYENGVFPTKDKKAHFIAAPYKATAESVDARYPFALNTGRLRDQWHGMSRTGTIGTLYGHAPEPCVEMSPKDAGRMNLENGDLVHVTSRRGSEIFPIKVSDDIASSQAFIAMHWGSEFISGAAGKTPGRGVNGLTCNMIDPVSGQPELKHSAVKILPANLPWHLVAFGLFSKEEVFFVQNSLRSILPHFDSAQCVLFGREQDGDLIGISFKAAHHDDPLEESDSLAAQALKQIIRKFKLDEESGEPVMRYIDKRRGVVRLVRAQEKVLSAMLTGSIESLASTTWLREYLESGLDAKTLGRSLLMPVSKPPIEIKPKGKAICNCFNVSADTMKQCLSKMPAGTSPEDAMTSLQSETQCGTNCGSCKPEVKQIIVSFLKKVEVAA
- the nirD gene encoding nitrite reductase small subunit NirD, producing the protein MSNTAQLDQWQKITTVDEIPVLGSRVIEAPAGQIAIFRNSEDEVFAVLDKCPHKGGPLSQGIVHGKSVTCPLHSWNIDLSTGCAVAPDEGCAKSFAVKVESGVVWLSREELQATHG
- the nirB gene encoding nitrite reductase large subunit NirB, whose translation is MKKQKLVMIGNGMAGVRTIEELLKLDPELYDITIFGAEPHPNYNRILLSPVLAGEQTLEQIVLNDLDWYKSNGIHLHLGKTITKIDRKERTVIADDGTVESYDRLLLATGSLPFILPVPGNDLPGVIAYRDIKDTNEMIDVATRYKNAVVIGGGLLGLEAANGLALRGMSVTVVHLAEWLMERQLDKTAADLLQKSLEEKGLKFLLKTSTEAITPNTAGDRVGHIRFKGGLEIPADLVVMAAGIKPNTALAESAGLHCQRGIVVNDTLQTFDPRVYAVGECASHRGTAYGLVAPLFEQAKVCANHLAEHGIGRYEGSVTSTKLKVTGVDLFSAGNFMGGEGTEEITLADPIGGVYKKLVLKDDRLIGACMFGDTADSTWYFKLMRDEQSIAEIRDTLMFGESNIGDVGHQGHNKAAGMTDADEICGCNGVTKGTIVKAIREQGLFTLDEVKKCTKASSSCGSCTGLVEQVLMNVLGTDYSATPRKKSICGCSDLSHDEIRQAIRSGHLISQEQVRAELNWRTPNGCATCRPALNYYLISTWPHEAKDDPQSRFINERAHANIQKDGTYSVIPRMFGGLTTPSELRRIADVAEKYQVPTVKVTGGQRIDLLGIKKDDLPAVWKELDMPSGHAYGKSIRTVKTCVGDEHCRFGTQSSMKMGVDLERMLFGMYAPHKVKLAVSGCPRNCAEAGIKDVGIIGVESGWELYIGGNGGIKTEVAEFLCKVKTDEEVREYSGAFLQLYREEAWYLDRTVHYLARVGMEYIKQKVVDDAESRKALYERLLFDLKDAPDPWKDFERAGVDVRQFKTIPIVEAGNV
- a CDS encoding CmpA/NrtA family ABC transporter substrate-binding protein; this translates as MKEKTSVSGLLPEATTPTVADANPTRRKLIQSIGSASILSLIDPMVKAGAWAAGSDAPEKTDVKVSFIALTDCSSVVMANHLGLDKKYGVKIIPTKEASWAAIRDKLVNGENDMSHILYGLMYGLQMGIGGQQKDMSLLMSLNNNGQAITLSKALYQKGVTDGASLKAVMDKEKRDYTFAQTFPTGTHAMWLYYWLANYGINPFKDAKIITVPPPQMVANMRSGNMDGYCVGEPWNARAIIDGIGFTAITTQAIWQDHPEKALGTTSDFAKKYPNTCRAVTAAILEAGKYIDASTSNKHATAEVVSAPSFVNTDVSVIQDRMMGRYNNGIGKTWDDPHAMKFYNDGLATFPYLSDGMWFMTQHKRWGLLKEHPDYLAVAKKVNNIAIYKDAATASKTPLPKSDMRSSKLFDGVVWNGSNPAAYADSFKIKA
- the cobA gene encoding uroporphyrinogen-III C-methyltransferase — protein: MEQIAPRTVKAPKINGVMSGVYLIGAGPGASDLITVRGSRILAQADIVFYDALIDISMLEWCPGTRMVQVGKRCGSHSSSQHFINKQLVDAAGKYSVVVRLKGGDPMIFGRAQEEIDALEKANVRYEIVPGITTALAASAELKQPPTTRELSRTLTLTTLPGRCAHEDHKTAIYYMARDQLSEVATTLIAQGYTVDTPVCLMESVSLPTQRSFACTLDELRFGDVHHHFLDKQPVVVMVGEVYRKKLHTLIPLIESQNHFNALQAAS